In Tripterygium wilfordii isolate XIE 37 chromosome 15, ASM1340144v1, whole genome shotgun sequence, one DNA window encodes the following:
- the LOC120017275 gene encoding uncharacterized protein LOC120017275: MSGAGLQLGRARGEDRFYIPVKARRNRGHQKQQKQLEENKGNGRARSDKRERSSLKSKVAEDSVPPSVVSRSNLDRFLESTTPTVPAQYFSKTTMRGWRTCDVEFQAYFTLADLWESFKEWSAYGAGVPLVLDGSDYVIQYYVPYLSGIQLYGESSIRSNINSRHTGEDSDGDYYRDSSSNGSSENEFEKALKYTREQRGHHFLTSEISSKLDGVSLSDENSTLQEGFSSDDGESGNSRGCLLFEFLEQDTPYSREPLANKIFDLACCFPGLKTLRSCDLLSPSWISVAWYPIYRIPTGPTLKDLDACFLTYHSLSTPMGGNGSAQGPVVVYPSEMDGIPKINLPSFGMASYKFKGSSWKENGANELQLANSLLQAAENWLKLLQVNHPDFQFFASNGYHR; this comes from the exons atgtCGGGAGCAGGATTGCAGCTTGGGCGTGCTCGCGGAGAGGATCGCTTTTACATACCTGTGAAAGCGAGGAGAAATCGAGGCCACCAGAAGCAACAAAAGCAGCTAGAAGAGAACAAAGGTAACGGCAGAGCTAGGAGTGATAAGAGGGAACGCTCATCTTTGAAGAGCAAGGTTGCTGAAGATTCTGTGCCGCCATCGGTGGTCTCTCGTAGCAACCTTGATAGGTTCCTCGAATCCACCACACCTACCGTCCCCGCTCAATATTTCTCTAAG ACGACAATGAGGGGATGGAGAACTTGTGATGTGGAGTTTCAAGCTTATTTCACACTGGCAGATTTGTGGGAGTCCTTTAAGGAATGGAGTGCATATGGGGCAGGAGTGCCATTGGTACTTGATGGAAGTGATTATGTTATTCAATATTACGTTCCTTACTTATCTGGTATCCAATTATATGGTGAATCTTCCATTAGATCAAATATCAATTCAAG GCACACTGGAGAGGATAGCGATGGTGACTACTATAGAGATTCAAGTAGCAATGGTAGTAgtgaaaatgaatttgagaaagCCTTAAAATACACAAGGGAGCAGCGAGGCCATCACTTTTTAACAAGTGAGATTTCTTCCAAGTTGGATGGTGTGTCTTTAAGTGATGAAAATAGTACCCTACAAGAAGGCTTTTCAAGTGATGATGGTGAATCTGGAAATTCTCGAGGTTGCCTGCTGTTTGAGTTTCTTGAGCAGGATACTCCTTACAGCCGTGAACCATTAGCTAACAAG ATTTTTGATCTTGCTTGCTGCTTTCCTGGTCTGAAGACATTAAGAAGTTGTGATTTACTGTCGCCCAGCTGGATATCCGTGGCATG GTATCCTATCTACCGAATACCCACAGGTCCCACCTTGAAGGATTTGGATGCGTGTTTTCTAACTTACCATTCCCTTTCCACACCCATGGGAG GCAATGGAAGTGCCCAGGGTCCAGTAGTGGTCTATCCTAGTGAGATGGACGGCATCCCAAAGATAAACTTACCTTCTTTTGGAATGGCTTCTTATAAATTCAAAGGATCATCGTGGAAAGAGAATGGAGCAAATGAACTTCAGCTTGCCAATTCCCTCTTACAGGCAGCTGAAAACTGGCTGAAGCTGCTTCAAGTCAATCACCCAGATTTTCAGTTCTTTGCTTCAAATGGGTATCACAGGTGA
- the LOC120015970 gene encoding kinesin-like protein NACK1: MTVRTPGTPASKIDRTPVSTPGGLKSREEKIVVTVRLRPLNRKEQLAKDQVAWECIDSHAIVYKPPSQERAAQPASFTFDKVFGPGCVTEMVYEDGVKNVALSTLMGINATIFAYGQTSSGKTYTMRGITEKAVNDIYMHIINTPERDFKIKISGLEIYNENVRDLLNSESGRSLKLLDDPEKGTVVEKLVEETAKNDQHLRHLISICEAQRQVGETALNDNSSRSHQIIKLTIESTLRENSDCVRSFVASLNFVDLAGSERASQTHADGARLREGCHINLSLMTLTTVIRKLSVGKRSGHIPYRDSKLTRILQHSLGGNARTAIICTLSPALSHVEQSRNTLFFATRAKEVTNNAQVNMVVSDKQLVKHLQKEVARLEAELRTPDPSKEKDLQIQQMEMEIEELRRQRDLAQSQAEELRRKLQEDQESSNLLESPRPSVKKCLSYSCKLEGKELGCNDKTRRTILRQSTRQSSAAPFTLMHEIRKLEHLQEQLGEEANRALEVLQKEVACHRLGNQDAAETIAKLQAEIRKMCSVPSVSQEIEVGSVVAPNRSVSANLKEEITRLHSQGSTIANLEEQLENVQKSIDKLVMSLPSNIQQANIEATPKTKNHSKKKKMLPLASSNGANRQNFIRSPCSPLSTSRQVLESDIENRDPENDDIVSTETHPEYEKETPTKSEGGDMSSKESNPGYRRSSSVNMKKMQKMFQNAAEENVRSIRAYVTELKERVAKLQYQKQLLVCQVLELEANEAAGYNIEDEENINDPEEPQISWQITFKGQRQQIIELWDACYVSIIHRTQFYLLFKGDPADQIYMEVELRRLTWLEQHLAELGNASPAHVGDEPTISLSSSIRALKREREFLAKRLTSRLTTEEREYLYIKWDVPLEGKQRKVQFVSKLWMDPHDPKHIQESAEIVAKLVGFCEGGNTSKEMFELNFAVPADKRSWIMGWNPISNILNL; this comes from the exons ATGACAGTCAGAACACCAGGAACACCAGCTTCAAAGATAGATAGGACACCAGTTTCTACTCCTGGAGGTCTCAAATCAAGAGAAGAGAAGATTGTTGTCACGGTTCGATTAAGGCCTTTGAACAGGAAGGAGCAGTTGGCCAAAGACCAAGTAGCATGGGAGTGTATTGATAGTCACGCAATTGTTTATAAACCGCCATCGCAGGAACGTGCAGCTCAGCCAGCCTCTTTCACATTTG ATAAGGTATTTGGTCCGGGTTGTGTTACTGAAATGGTATATGAGGACGGGGTTAAGAATGTTgctttgtccactttgatgggaATTAATG CAACCATTTTTGCATATGGGCAGACTAGCAGTGGGAAGACATACACCATGAGGGGCATAACAGAGAAAGCTGTTAACGATATCTACATGCATATAATAAAT ACTCCGGAGAGAgacttcaaaattaaaatttctgGATTGGAAATCTATAATGAGAATGTCAGGGACCTGTTAAACTCTGAATCTGGTCGTAGCCTTAAGCTTTTAGACGATCCAGAG AAAGGTACAGTTGTGGAGAAGTTGGTGGAAGAGACGGCAAAAAATGATCAGCATTTAAGACACCTTATCAGTATTTGTGAAG CTCAAAGGCAAGTTGGTGAAACTGCCCTAAATGATAATAGCTCACGGTCACACCAAATAATCAAGCTG ACAATAGAAAGTACCCTCCGTGAGAATTCAGACTGTGTGAGATCTTTTGTTGCAAGTCTG AACTTTGTAGACCTAGCTGGAAGTGAAAGAGCTTCTCAGACTCATGCAGATGGTGCTAGGCTCAGGGAAGGTTGCCATATCAACCTTAGTTTGATGACACTGACAACTGTAATCAGGAAGCTCAG TGTTGGAAAGAGAAGTGGTCATATACCATATCGAGATTCAAAACTTACTCGCATATTGCAGCATTCCCTTGGTGGGAATGCACGCACTGCAATCATATGTACATTAAGTCCAGCTTTGAGTCATGTTGAACAATCTCGAAATACTCTCTTTTTTGCCACTCGCGCAAAGGAAGTGACCAACAATGCCCAAGTCAACATG GTCGTTTCGGACAAGCAGCTAGTAAAACATTTGCAGAAAGAAGTAGCAAGGCTGGAAGCAGAGCTGCGAACTCCTGATCCATCTAAGGAAAAGGACTTACAAATACAGCAG ATGGAGATGGAAATTGAAGAGCTAAGACGCCAACGAGATCTTGCACAATCTCAGGCAGAGGAACTACGAAGAAAACTTCAAGAGGACCAAGAG AGTTCAAACCTTCTTGAATCACCTCGTCCATCTGTTAAGAAGTGTCTCTCATATTCTTGCAAGCTTGAAGGGAAGGAACTAGGGTGCAATGACAAGACGAGAAGAACGATCTTGAGGCAGTCTACAAGGCAATCATCAGCTGCCCCTTTCACGCTTATGCATGAAATCCGCAAACTTGAGCATTTACAGGAGCAGCTTGGAGAAGAGGCAAATCGAGCTCTTGAAGTACTACAGAAGGAGGTGGCTTGTCATAGACTAGGCAACCAAGATGCTGCTGAGACAATCGCTAAGTTGCAAGCAGAAATAAGGAAAATGTGTTCTGTTCCATCAGTTTCACAAGAAATTGAAGTTGGAAGTGTGGTTGCTCCTAACAGAAGTGTCAGTGCTAACCTGAAGGAAGAGATAACAAGACTTCATTCCCAGGGCAGCACCATTGCAAATCTTGAGGAACAACTGGAGAATGTTCAGAAGTCTATAGACAAGCTGGTAATGTCTCTTCCAAGCAATATTCAACAAGCTAACATTGAAGCAACGCCCAAGACCAAGAATCattcaaagaagaaaaagatgcttCCTTTGGCTTCAAGTAATGGTGCTAACCGGCAAAATTTTATAAGATCCCCTTGCTCTCCTTTATCAACTTCTAGACAAGTTTTGGAGTCTGACATTGAAAATAGAGATCcagagaatgatgacattgtatCCACAGAGACTCATCCTGAGTATGAGAAAGAGACTCCTACAAAGAGTGAGGGTGGGGATATGTCATCAAAGGAAAGTAATCCAGGCTATCGACGTTCAAGTTCTGTTAATATGAAGAAAATGCAGAAGATGTTCCAAAATGCAGCTGAAGAAAATGTAAGAAGTATAAGAGCATATGTTACAGAACTTAAAGAACGTGTGGCGAAATTGCAATACCAAAAGCAATTACTTGTGTGCCAG GTGCTTGAGCTAGAAGCAAATGAAGCAGCTGGATACAATATAGAAGATGAGGAAAACATAAATGACCCCGAAGAGCCCCAAATTTCTTGGCAAATAACTTTCAAAGGGCAAAGACAGCAGATCATTGAGTTATGGGATGCCTGCTATGTTTCCATCATACACAGGACACAGTTCTATTTGTTATTCAAGGGAGATCCTGCTGATCAAATATACATGGAAGTCGAGTTGAGGCGCTTGACTTGGTTGGAGCAGCATTTGGCAGAGCTTGGGAATGCAAGCCCAGCTCATGTGGGAGATGAACCCACAATctccttgtcctcaag CATTAGAGCACTGAAACGAGAAAGGGAGTTTCTTGCAAAGAGGTTGACCTCGCGTTTGACAACTGAAGAGAGAGAGTATTTGTACATCAAATGGGATGTACCTCTTGAGGGGAAACAGAGGAAGGTGCAGTTTGTAAGCAAGCTGTGGATGGATCCTCATGACCCCAAGCATATACAGGAGAGTGCTGAAATAGTAGCAAAGCTTGTAGGATTTTGTGAAGGTGGGAATACGTcaaaggagatgtttgagctcAATTTTGCAGTTCCAGCTGACAAGAGGTCATGGATTATGGGTTGGAACCCGATTTCAAATATTCTCAACTTGTGA
- the LOC119980118 gene encoding uncharacterized protein LOC119980118, translated as MRRSFLRNVSLYSRNLLHSPSTVNRGPRPSLAPFDGTTRPRFRLFSSESDSSGETPNVVAESAPDQEQKKDVSVDVKDVSNKELKAQLEKYFKGGDEKELPLILESILQRKLVGKHEETDDELTEELSMKPVDDVQDKEFESDFEELHETDEEIDDLYNARDYVMQKMVKDEYFNMDDRKWDDMIKEATEQGYLKDTKECEEILEDMLRWDKLLPDDFKKKVEEKFNELGDMCERGELEPEQAYELFKEFEDDMVIEYKKRVEAEGPLQYDETGVPDNKKDLDDPPGEGPILRWQTRVVFAPGGDAWHPKNRKVKLSVTVKELGLSKHQFRRLRELVGKRYHPGKDELTITSERFEHREENRKDCLRTLFSLIEEAGKANKLAEDARASYVKDRLRANPKFMKRLHEKSLRLRESNKVLA; from the exons ATGAGACGCTCTTTCCTGAGAAATGTATCTCTCTACAGTCGCAATCTTCTCCATTCTCCCTCCACTGTCAATCGAGGTCCCCGTCCCTCACTCGCCCCGTTCGACGGTACCACTCGTCCACGTTTTAGGCTCTTCTCGTCCGAATCGGACTCCTCCGGCGAAACCCCTAATGTTGTAGCTGAATCCGCTCCTGATCAGGAGCAGAAGAAGGATGTCTCTGTTGACGTGAAGGATGTGAGTAACAAAG AGCTGAAGGCGCAGCTAGAGAAGTACTTCAAAGGTGGTGACGAGAAGGAGCTCCCATTGATACTTGAGTCGATTTTACAGAGGAAATTGGTAGGCAAGCATGAGGAGACCGACGATGAGTTAACGGAAGAACTCAGTATGAAGCCAGTGGATGATGTCCAAGACAAAGAATTCGAATCAGATTTTGAGGAGTTGCATGAGACTGATGAGGAAATCGATGACTTGTATAATGCAAGAGATTATGTTATGCAGAAAATGGTAAAGGATGAGTACTTCAATATGGATGACCGGAAGTGGGATGACATGATAAAGGAGGCAACTGAGCAAGGCTACTTAAAGGACACAAAGGAATGCGAAGAGATTCTTGAGGATATGCTTCGCTGGGACAAACTTCTTCCTG ATGATTTCAAGAAAAAGGTGGAAGAGAAGTTTAACGAGCTAGGGGATATGTGTGAACGTGGGGAACTTGAACCTGAACAAGCTTATGAGCTATTTAAGGAATTTGAGGATGACATGGTTATAGAGTATAAAAAAAGGGTGGAGGCTGAGGGGCCGCTGCAGTATGATGAGACTGGTGTGCCAGACAATAAAAAAGACTTGGATGATCCACCAGGCGAGGGGCCAATCCTCAGATGGCAAACTCGGGTGGTGTTtgcaccaggtggtgatgcatGGCATCCCAAGAACAGAAAGGTGAAATTGTCTGTTACTGTGAAAGAACTTGGGCTTTCAAAACATCAGTTTCGTCGGCTGAGGGAACTGGTTGGAAAAAGGTACCACCCTGGGAAGGATGAGCTTACAATCACTAGTGAGAG GTTTGAACATCGTGAGGAAAACAGAAAGGATTGTCTCAGGACTCTTTTCTCACTCATTGAGGAGGCTGGGAAAGCTAACAAACTGGCAGAGGATGCTAGAGCCTCATATGTCAAAGACAGACTCAGAGCCAATCCAAAGTTCATGAAGAGGTTGCATGAAAAATCTCTGAGATTGCGAGAATCTAATAAAGTCTTGGCATAA